The Plasmodium relictum strain SGS1 genome assembly, chromosome: 2 genome segment atacaaatttttgttttttttatttattaaatagatttgtttttttattaatttttttttgtattttaaattttattgtcACTcattacataaaatatatatacttgtatatatatatatatatattaacatttttgttattagtattttatgaatttttacTTTAGAGTGAATAATacaaactttattttttaatattttaagtttatttttaatctttcgtgaatattttaaatcaaTAGTgggcaaaaaaaaaaaaaattaagttgcATGTTTTTATATGCATTTATTTAAAACTAAAAGAAAAgcaattatttattaataaaaagatagcaaaataaaattgtactataataaaaaaactgatttttataatacatttatgatttattaatttgaaatttattaaaaaaaattaatataattcaCTTTATTCTAATATATGCATAAgttatttctaaaaaattttaaattatttttttttttttttaagaaaaataaatatattctaattaatatattatagtaaacatacaaataatatcaaaataataaagcGACAaacaaataagaaaaaaatacataaaaaaaacatgatTTTAGTAAAACAATATAGTTTTAACATATTCAAAAATTCTACTTTAGATTTATGTAGACGGGGAAAAAAAGAGGAATTGTGTTACAATTTTGAAAATGTGAGCTTATTAGActttaaaaataaggaatataaagaaatttcTATACATTCagatttattctattttttaaaattatattcaaaTATAGACTTCAAAAATGTGGTTAATGATTGGGTATATTCATTAGTAATAGAtggaaaattatatttaggATATCACATatcatcatttatatttttagtagAAGCAGATTTTGACTACAGTACatctgaaaaaaatgaacatTTATCAAGTGGCACTGGtctatcaaaaaaaattcataaggattatatgaaatttaaaaaagaaaattatagtatttttaaaaggtatatagaagtaaaaaatatcaaaaatttttataatttgattagtaatataaatttaaataaaaaaaatgaaaatagtaataaagaacatcataaaaattgtaatttACTTAGAAgagattataataatttttcatattcattAGGAAATAAAAACGATGAATTTCATTCAGGTTGTTACTATatagatatttttaatatatatcttttttcaATGTTTGATAATATTAgtcaaaaaattattttgagTATATTTCCAGTTCAAAAATATGGATTAGAAAAAGCTAAAAAAATGGCTCTAAGTTTTGGAAAATATGAAGATTTTATAAGAAAGTTAATTGAAGAAAGAAAAACTTATCCTATACATTTTCTAAGTTTAAAGATGATGGATAATGCAAATAATGAAATGAATAACAATTCTTCAAGTAACATGAATACAAATTCTAATAACGAGaatatattctatttttttccaaaatctttgaaaaaaaaaaaatataattctaGGTTTTTTACAAagcataaaaaaattcatactttaaaaaaatatatttcaaaaaaaaattatgatattcatataaacttttcatatgaaaaaaataaccatatttttttagaatataaatattttgggCTTAATAAACAATTaggaataattaaaaaattaagatttttgtataaaaataataaagacaaaatattattaaagaaaaaatacataatagagaataaacaaattaaacCAGAACATAtagaattaataattaatagaAGAAAAGTTATGCATTTAGATAAATATccaaaaaatattactttagaagaaaataatgataatgtttttaatatttttaaatggaAGCATAATTTAGAGGAACAATTAATAACAAAAGAAAATGTATTGTATTctaaaaatcaaaaaatgcATAAATTGAACTTTAGAAAAATAAGAAAGCATCCTATTATGGAAAgtaatgaattaaaagaattcttaatttttaagttattaaacaagaaaaataattatttaggTAATAAGGATTTTAATGGAAAGGAtaagaatatattaatagCATGTTCAAAAAcaaatacttttttaaaacctaaacattttttaaaaattaaagatgAAATAtgcaataaaaataatctcTTTAATGATCTTGCATATACAAAAAAAGGGAAATTtcttttgaaatttttattatattttttatataaatttaattcatttattttaaaatataacaaaaatatggagaaattattttcttttatgcgCCACAATTACaacttaataaaaaagagcaAACAgaaagaattatttaaaaaatttattttttgcttttataagtctttaatattaaaaatttccaaaaatataattaaaaaaaataaatataaaattttaaaaaaaaattcttcaaATAATTTTCCTAATTCAAAACAGAGGAATAATTGTGAAATATATTTCCGAGGTAACactatgaaaaaaaaatatttttatttttacaaaatatataatttgcttaaattaaaaaagaataaggGTATATTTAGAagtattcaaaatttttatattcatttttgtttattcaTTCCAAAAAGTAATgatttagaagaaaaaaaactaGCGGAAAATTtggaatatatttttataaaagggttaaaagaaattaaattgAGAAATATAAATTCAGAAGAAAAGGAATATTCAGAATATATGGAATCATTTTATAATGGTAGTAATTTTAGAAGCTGTAATAATTACcgaacaaaattttttacgGAGTTTATAAGCAATAATTACTCTGaagaaaatattgaaaataatgatagctcatatataaatgagaataataatgattttacatgtaataaaagtataaattataaatatttaaaagaataccACCACCATACTGTATTAGATAATGAGAACAATCAAggtgaaaatgaaaatagacATATTAATAAGAGTAATAATGGAggtaattataataatggtGAAAACATCCAAAATAGTAATAACGACAATACTAACAATAGTAACAACAACaatactaataataataacaacaATAGTAATAACAGCAATAGTAGTAATAACAACAATAGTAATAACAACAATAGTAGCAACAATGATAGTAACAACAACAGAAACAACGACAACAGTAATGGtagtagtaataataataataataataataacaataataataatagtaacaataataataacagcAATGATGATAATAACAATGACAAGGAAAATGATGAAGATAATGAGAATGAAGAatctaatgaaaatgaagatgaaaatgaagaatataacagtaataatgaaattaatagtAATGATAATTACAGGTATGATGAAAGAGATAGCAACAATGAAAatgagaataaaaaaaatattaatggagaatttaaaaatgggaacaaatataataataacacTAACAAAAGTGAGATCAGCACAAATTATTTCGAAAATAGTTGCAATATAAGTGTAAATAATAGTCATAATGAATGTTATGAAGAAAATAGTCAGTTATATAGTCACAATGAGGAAGGATTTACAGTAAATACGAATCTTACGAATCATAAATCTAGTACACCAAACGGAGcattttttgataatatGGCTAATGgaaataatattgataatgaaaataacaaCTGCGATAATGTTTTTAATAGTATTAATAGTTATCTTAATAATTACgtggaaaataataaaagtaatatgAATTCATTTAATCAGGATACTTACAgtaataatgatgaaaatatatcaaaCAATTCTTTAAGTGTACCAAACAGATTAATAGACAAtactttattaaataattataatgaaaatattgtaGAATCCAATAAGGCAAATGAAAATGTTAAAGAGGAAGTTAATGAGGCTTTTGATCAtgattttttcaaaataaaaaaaaacaatactGACCAACATAAGAATATAGAACCCGgtgtacaaaaaaaaataactaaaaaaagaaataaggTAAAGACTGAAAAAAGTAGTAAAAGTTTGgatgatgaaaaaaaggaAGTATTGAATAAAGTTTCTCAAATAACAAGAGTAGGTGGTGTTtgttttgataaaaatagaCAGAGATGGATAGCCCATTGGAAGATTGATGGAAAATATCACAAACATTACTTTCCCATAAGTCAGTATGGTTTTGAAAATGCTAGAGAACGAGCTGTTAACTGTAGAAAGCAAGCAGAAAAACTTTTCAATTTACCTGAAATACAGCCAAGAAATAGGTGGAACCAAATAAAAGTTAATGGAACAtctcatttaaaaaaagcaGCTAAGTTACCAAGATGTGAAGGAGTTGGTTATGATGAATTGTCTCAGAGTTGGGTAAGTACGTTTGTTgttcataaaaaattttctattgATGAATTCGGATTTTATGGAGCAAGGGATAAGGCCATTTATTGCAGAAAAGCTTTTGAAAAAGTAAATGCTAATGATAATTATGAATGGCTACTTAAGGATAAATTGGGAATAAGtgagaaagagaaaaatgACTTATctgatttaataaatatagataaaagTACATTAGAAAGCAATGAAGTAggaaataaagtaaaaagcGCTTGTGAAAAAATACAAGTCAAAGATGAGTCCCCTTCTGAACAGAATAATGAGAACTCTTCCGACGTAAAAATATCAAATGAACAATATCTAAAAATAACACAGGAAGCCATTGAAatgattttaaataatataaagcaTAAGTCCTTACctgaaataaaattgaaattaaTTGATAAGCAGaaatttgaaaattataatactTTACTTGATAAgcattttaaatttataacatctgttaaaaatatttctcaACTACGACcttatatatctttatttcataaatttattatttatcatACTCTTCCTcataatatttctttaagGAAGCAGTTATTTATTATTGAAGCTCTTGAGTGGTCATCGTTTTTTTCTGGTGCTGCTAACCAAAAAATtgattaaatttatttttttgcaCCTTTGAATTTAAAGTAAggcaaaaaagaaaaaaaaaaaaaaagtattattctatattttaagaaattcctaaaaaaaaaaaaaaatttgtatatattaactttttaatctttttgaaataatttatgaataaaaaaaaagattttttaagaaattttgCTTGAACGaaaaattaaagtttttaataaaattctttttttttttttttaaggttACTGAAAATtgcttttaattttatattaaaaaaaaaaatatattgctttattaattatcccaataaacttttttaaatattttttattttttttaatcatgCATACGTGAGATTATTTTAGTTGTTTATATTAAACTTTTCAATATTAAACTAATTAgaattatttacatatatatatatatataaatacttaaaaataattttttcgtAATAATACGTGATgctaaaaaagaaaaattaatggtttgattatgtaaaattagtaaaaaaattttaaaatgtttttgtAAACTTTATAAACCATATGTAATTAATGGAAAATTATTCTGTTGATATTGCAttctaaattatatataattttaataaagaaaggaaaatataaagattaaataaaataactttttttcatataacttttttcttgtacatatatatataaagattttttattaaaaaaaaaagaacaagtCAAAAcaaattttgaatatttttttttagctaGGTTGAACTATAATTGCAcacttttttcctttttttttcttttgtataaatattctgttaccaaaaaaaaaaaaaaaataaaataaaataaataaataaatattaaaatattataacattttaagtttttttataaaactatatatagaaatttttttttccatatttttcatcttatttgaatattatttatatatacactTTTAAAGAAACTACTGatacatttttttgtttactgccaacattttttttttctataacttctatttaaaaatcaaaataataaaataaaaacaagtaTGAAGAATAAAAAACAGTACTAGTAAagattctttttattatttaatactgtttttctttttccttttacaTTAGTAATGCataaaaatggaaatatGCTGTAAGAACACAATAAATCAAGTTAAAGGTAtaaattattcatttaagaaaaaaagaaattatattgttatcattttctttttatcttttatttttagaattaataaaaaaaattaaaaagaattaattttatatttttataatgtaaattcttttattcatctattattttttttagaatcaGCTCCTGTTAAAGAGGAAAATggtaaaaaattttgtaaattaaaatatgcaaaaattttgataaaaaaaaaaataataaatgattaataaatcatcttatatatacttattcataaaagtaaataattgAACATATTAGTTactaaattaatatatatatatatatatatataagaaatcctatattttttataaaatatatgagataaatgatttataattttaaaaggaAATTACTCCTGAAAAGTATAATTCATACACATTTCtagttattaaaaaattgaaaactTAGTACtgatataaattaaaagcaTGCAAATTCTTTTTGTAACATACCATCAAAATTTTGAAATGTACTTTATATACTTAATTCTGAATAcgattttataaaaattttcataaatttttatatttaataaatttctaTTTATCTCCAAACTATATTAGTGATTCACGAgatgatttttattttatttttttttaattttaaatgtgctctatttattaattattttcattttattaaaagaaaactGATGTAGGAAAATTCTATTTTCCATAATATAACatgcattttattttataaatttgttTAGTTATCCTTAATTACTTGcattatcatttaaataataaaatttatttaattattttatatatataaataatttaatccatatttgaaaataaaatttaatagttAATATCTGttgtatataaaattatttacaacttgaaaaaaaaaacttttttttcttattttacgttatttttaaaaaaaaattaaataaaattattaatatatttttattgtaatcTTATATAAATGGCAGAAGACAAAGGTGCTTATTTGATTTTTGATAGTGCATCAAATGGTTCGTTATTTATTGTGTGGAAAAGAGAGAAAGTGGAGAATGCTTTAATGTTTATAAAACCTACAAAACCTGTTCCAGAATTTAAATTTACTAATCATAATGGGAAATCAGAATTAATTAGAAATTTAcaagtaaaattaaataaaaaaaaagaaagatagaaaaaatatgCTTATTTTactctattattttttttttttttctttcatattatcttttttttccttttagtctgataaaaaattgttttattcCGGATTATGTCAATTTATTAAAGAAGCAAGGGATATAAAGGGAGAGGTAAGTTTATTACCACACTTAGATGAATCATCTCCCATAAAAGTggacatatattttttaaaaggaaACAATGTATGTTTAAGGAATTAAaacaatttaattatatatatattaataattcaaTTACAATCATGGATATTATATTGTTTTAGTTTAcatatttagaaaatttaagaataaaatatacaaCTGTTAAATTGagttaatattttatattttttttttttttatcttttgatattttttttaaataaatcatCTTTAATAGGTCTCATCAGTTAAAGTAGGTACATCTTTTTTTGCTCATGAAGTTGATGCTGTAAGTATTTTACCAAAAGGATCAAGTTCATTAATGGTTAAGACTATAAAGAAAGATATGTTTGTGTGTAGAGGAAATACAGAAGGTGCTAGTATTAGTTTCTGAAaactttttttctaaatttatatatacatatatacttgttttttcttatatatatatttataaatttcatatttatgAAAAGCTTTTAATATGccttatgaatttttttattttttttttttttaactccatttttttagtatgaatataattatagataaaaaataaatatatatacacaaatatattaaacacaaataataaaaatatttcatattaaaaaattaaaacttgTAAAATCAAACAGTTTTACTATTAATttcaatatattatttttttttttttgtttccttttttaaaGTATAGATTTATTGAATATATTAGGTActttaatacaaaaaaaaaaaaaaaaattaaagtttaTCTTTTAGATGAATATTACAAATTAGCATTTTATGTGATATTCTGTTTTTGTTTCATAATGATTAGTTTCTAAtagtttataaaaataaaatatcaatAAATTTTGAATACTTAAATCCTaagtatttatataatacagttaaaataaatttcattTGCTATATATATGGCTGtaaaatactaaaaatattttctaatttacTAATGTGTGTTTAATAGTAGAAATAGATGttgttaatttattaattttttctattaaataatgaagaaaaaaataaaataacaagaTACATTTAGGTATTTCTAAACATttcttataaaatataatgtgTACTTCATATGAAGTTAGGATAAAAATGACTTTaactaaatttttatatattaaataataaaatattaaaactattacaaaaaaaagaaaaattttatattaaaaactaTAATGTAAgaagttaaaaaaataaaaataaaaactaacAACTTATCAaacaaataagaaaaatatagatgattaataaataattaaaatataattcatttgcagaatacataaatacaagtttaaatttttgaaagaaatggaaaaaaaaaagggaaaaaataagataaataattaagaacaggaagaaaaaaaaaaaaaaaaataaaataaaataaaataaaaaaaataaaaataaaaataaaataaaataaaaaaaataaaaataaaaataaaaataaaaataaaaataaaaataaaaataaaataaaataaaataaaaaaaataaaaataaaaaagtatttagTAAAAATAACGAACaatttgaagaaaaaaaaagtgaaatatataatatatattaaataaagatttttcttattatatatttttaaataaatgcatttttcaaatataaaaaataaaagttttacaaataataaattatttactttttcattatccttattttattaattttatttttattgtattttgTTTGTGCGATATATATTATGCACCAAAAAAAACAAGACAAAatgatatattatatatacatatatataatgaaataagtttaaatgaaattaaaactttattatttttaagaattcAACTTGAAATATATTAGCTGTACTTTTTCACAAAATATTtaatctttttcatttatcctacaacaaatttttattagtaaTTTAGAAAAgatattcatataaataaaataaaaggtattaaaaattaaattttgtgaagaaaaaatatacacataaaaaaaaaaaaaaaaaaagttaatacaAAAACACAAATTTTAAatcttaaaattttcattatagaCTCAAtgaatatttctttttttttttaaagagaaGACGAAAATTTCTAGGTTttaacataaaatattttctgtAAAGATATTACTTTGTTTTTctcttaaaaaatattttttattttcttgtaTGCCCTTTTCTTTAGATAAGGAATTACACTCATAATTGTTTAATCTAGTATAGCTACCTTTTTCATTAGTGTTATAATATGCATATGAATTCGtaaaattattgttattaccTTCATTTTTTAGAGAGTTTCTaccattaatttttttatttgatcgTTGCAGGAAATAAGAAACGAATTCTCCTTTCCCTCTATAAATTATACATGTCAATTTCATATAACCTTTTTTTCTAGCTAATTTATGAACACATATTTTAGGTATTTTAACTATTCCTTTTGATGTGCTGTATTTAACTAATCCACTCCAGtcattttttacattatatattttatatatagtattatttctttttaattcttttgtttttaaattaatagataaattctttttctcAATGGTtccattttcattttctatcTCACTTTCTATTCCATTCTCGTCTTCATAGGTATTTTGATTCtgattttcatttttatttaccaGTTCATTCTCTTTTTCGTTTTTGTctgatttttcattttccacaatttttttaatatttcctGTTTTACTGATTTTGGtagataaatttttatgaagtatattttcattttgttgatcttttttatttttcgaAAGTTTCTGATTATTATTTTGTGATAAGAAATCTGAATAGTCACTatcattaataattttattgtataATTCATATAATGAATAAACTCTTTTTACATTtgaaaatatacttttttcttttcttaaaGTCAAAAAACccttaataattttttttccgcaatttaatttattataactatttgaattatttacattttgtTTAACATTttccattatattttttttttcataagcTGAAAAAGCATTTTTTACATTAGAATTGTTGTGCACAGAAGAATTGTTTTGATTAACAAAATTGGTTTCATTTTCGTTTGcacttaaaattttattttctttttctacaTCTTCGATATTAGTATTGttagtatttttttcttttttgttaattaatGAAATACTATCAGCGTTTTTTATTGCATTAATATCTCCTTTCAATTGATTTTGATACGAtacatttttcatatattcaatattatttctattacCGTTTCTTCCTGTTTcattatttgaaatattgttttcataactttttatttcgACTgagttattatttataaaattatcacATGATTTATTCTCTAAAATGTTTCCATATCcatcttttataatataatctTTACTTTCTGtatcatttatttcataaaacttgtcattttctaaataatttttaattgaattttCGGCATTTTCATTACCATGAACATCATTCATAACCATTTTTTTAGCATAAcaattttcatcattttttttattttcattactttCTTCTTTCCCATAAAAATAATGCACATTTTGATAATTAGTATAGtcacttattttattatttagaaagatattttctttcaaattatttttattataagtaTTGggataattattattattattggtATTTGCATTAACTtcatttactttattttttaatacattttcCATTTCTTGTTCTGTTTTTTCAACTTCATTATTTCCATAGCATATTTCTTGTGCACTTCCTTTGTgttcttcttcttcattttctttaccttcttttttatttattttttcttcttcaattatttcttcttcttcatcttctttttcataacTTTCATCTATTATATTTCTTCTCCTTTTTCTTTGATTTTTGCCATTATTAACATTAAAAGGATAACTTACATATTCAGAATCGTTCAATGAGTAATTGTCTTGTTCAGaagaatttaataaaacattttCTAATAAAGAATTTGTTACATCAAATGCAATTTTGCTGTCATAATCactatataaaattttcccATCAGTTTTAAGTTCTTTTTTAACTTGCTGCAAAAATACAACTGATTTCTTTTGAGCTGTCACAATTCCATATATATCAGCACTAAATACTTTAACTTGAATTTTTCCCATATAATTATAACacagaatatat includes the following:
- the AP2-L gene encoding transcription factor with AP2 domain(s), putative — its product is MILVKQYSFNIFKNSTLDLCRRGKKEELCYNFENVSLLDFKNKEYKEISIHSDLFYFLKLYSNIDFKNVVNDWVYSLVIDGKLYLGYHISSFIFLVEADFDYSTSEKNEHLSSGTGLSKKIHKDYMKFKKENYSIFKRYIEVKNIKNFYNLISNINLNKKNENSNKEHHKNCNLLRRDYNNFSYSLGNKNDEFHSGCYYIDIFNIYLFSMFDNISQKIILSIFPVQKYGLEKAKKMALSFGKYEDFIRKLIEERKTYPIHFLSLKMMDNANNEMNNNSSSNMNTNSNNENIFYFFPKSLKKKKYNSRFFTKHKKIHTLKKYISKKNYDIHINFSYEKNNHIFLEYKYFGLNKQLGIIKKLRFLYKNNKDKILLKKKYIIENKQIKPEHIELIINRRKVMHLDKYPKNITLEENNDNVFNIFKWKHNLEEQLITKENVLYSKNQKMHKLNFRKIRKHPIMESNELKEFLIFKLLNKKNNYLGNKDFNGKDKNILIACSKTNTFLKPKHFLKIKDEICNKNNLFNDLAYTKKGKFLLKFLLYFLYKFNSFILKYNKNMEKLFSFMRHNYNLIKKSKQKELFKKFIFCFYKSLILKISKNIIKKNKYKILKKNSSNNFPNSKQRNNCEIYFRGNTMKKKYFYFYKIYNLLKLKKNKGIFRSIQNFYIHFCLFIPKSNDLEEKKLAENLEYIFIKGLKEIKLRNINSEEKEYSEYMESFYNGSNFRSCNNYRTKFFTEFISNNYSEENIENNDSSYINENNNDFTCNKSINYKYLKEYHHHTVLDNENNQGENENRHINKSNNGGNYNNGENIQNSNNDNTNNSNNNNTNNNNNNSNNSNSSNNNNSNNNNSSNNDSNNNRNNDNSNGSSNNNNNNNNNNNNSNNNNNSNDDNNNDKENDEDNENEESNENEDENEEYNSNNEINSNDNYRYDERDSNNENENKKNINGEFKNGNKYNNNTNKSEISTNYFENSCNISVNNSHNECYEENSQLYSHNEEGFTVNTNLTNHKSSTPNGAFFDNMANGNNIDNENNNCDNVFNSINSYLNNYVENNKSNMNSFNQDTYSNNDENISNNSLSVPNRLIDNTLLNNYNENIVESNKANENVKEEVNEAFDHDFFKIKKNNTDQHKNIEPGVQKKITKKRNKVKTEKSSKSLDDEKKEVLNKVSQITRVGGVCFDKNRQRWIAHWKIDGKYHKHYFPISQYGFENARERAVNCRKQAEKLFNLPEIQPRNRWNQIKVNGTSHLKKAAKLPRCEGVGYDELSQSWVSTFVVHKKFSIDEFGFYGARDKAIYCRKAFEKVNANDNYEWLLKDKLGISEKEKNDLSDLINIDKSTLESNEVGNKVKSACEKIQVKDESPSEQNNENSSDVKISNEQYLKITQEAIEMILNNIKHKSLPEIKLKLIDKQKFENYNTLLDKHFKFITSVKNISQLRPYISLFHKFIIYHTLPHNISLRKQLFIIEALEWSSFFSGAANQKID